The region TTAGCGAATTTACTATCTTCAGAGCCGCTATGGAAGCCATGCAAATTCCCTCTATAAAGCATCTCTTACCTGCGTTATTGATCCTGGTGGCCTTGGCCTTCATAGGCGCTTTGGCCTTGATCGCTTTTATTCGCATTTATGCCGTTGCCTTCCTGGGTGCACCTCGAAGCCAAAAAGCTGAAAATGCAAAAGAACTCAAAATCGGCGCCAGACTATCTGTCTTCTTCCTTAGCGTGGCAATCCTGCTCACGGGTATTGTTCCGGGAATCGCATTACGCTTTATAAAACCCCTGCTTCGTTGGTTTGATCTGGACATGCAGATATATGCCGGATTGCAGCAGCAGGCGACACAGATCAGCTCTGTATATTTGATCATTATTGCTATGTTTGCTTTGTTTTTCGTTGTTAGAAGACTGTGCGTAAAAGAGAAGACAGGTACTACCTGGGCTTGCGCTTACCCCAAGGTGAAGCCCAAAATGCAATCCAGTTCCATGACCTACATCCAACCTTTGGCATATTTTCTGAAACCCTTTATGTATAAAACAACTACCCGGGTAAAAGCTGAACACCCTTTCCCGCAGAAAATCGAATATAATGAAGAACATCCCGATGCAGTATGGAACTTGGTGGTGCGTCCAGTGAGCCGCATCATCAGCAATTTCTTGCTCCTCTTCGCAGGGATTCACAACGGAAAAACCAATAGCTACATTGCTTGGGCTTTGGGCTTCCTTGTTATTCTTTTGGTATGGGTAGTGGGGTTCAGATGATCAACGCTCTCTGTGTAATCTTCCTTCCCTTGCTGTTTATGGGTCTGATTTCTAAAGTGAAAGCAATAATGGTTGGCCGTAAAGGCAAACCAATATTGCAAAGTAGCTGGGATTTTTGGAAACTGCTGCGAAAAGACGAAATCTATAGTAATCATGCCACACAAATCAGCAGATTTGCTCCGCTATTGGCTCTGGCCGTCACATTCGTAGCAGCTATGTTTGTTCCTTTTCTCTCAAACAACACTCTCCTCAGTTTCCGGGGTGACTATATCTTGATTGTTTACTTGCTGAGCCTTGCCAAAGGAATTATGGCGCTAGCAGCGATGGATAGCGGGAGTAGTTTTCAGGGAATGGGAACTAGCCGTGAGCTTAGTTTTACAGCGTTTCTTGAGCCTGCTTTCTTTCTGGTCGTTGCCGCTCTCATCTTTAGCTCAGGTGCTGGTAGCACTGCAGAGTCCTTTGCTCAGCAAAGCATCTTCCATTCTAGTATTTGGGCTACACTTGCAGCAGCATCTCTGGCAATTGCCTTGTTTATCATGCTATTGGTGGAAAGCTCCAGAGTCCCCTTTGACGACCCTGCCACTCATCTGGAACTCACCATGATTCATGAAGTAATGATCTTGGATTTCAGCGGTTTCAACCTAGCAGTGATTCACTATACAGCCGCCCTGAAGATGTTCATCTATGCGTCTCTCATCAGTCGTTTGATTCTGCCGCCACAAATCGCTGTATGGTGGTATCTTGCGCTAATGCTGGCCATATACGTGCTTGTAGGAGTATTGGAATCTTTGATGGCTCGTTTTAGGATGAACCGTAATCTGGAACTGGTTTTATTACCTTTATGCATTGCTTTGCTTAGCCTGGCTATGCGTCTGGCAAGATATATGGGAGCCTGGTGATGGTGGAAATCCTTGTCGTAATCTTCGGACTCAGCCTGCTTTGGGCTTCCGTTACAAATATGTTGGGGACGATCATCAAAATCCTGGTACTTCAGGGAGTGATACTGTTTGCCATCACTTTGCTGAAAACCACTCAATTGAACTGGATCAGCTTCAGTCTCATTGCGTTGGAAACTCTTGTCTTCAAAGCGTTCCTTATTCCCTGGTTCATCGATGATACCATTAAACACAACCAGATTCGAAGGGAAGTGGAAGCTTCGGTGTCGAACTTTTTTTCTCTGGCACTGATGAGCCTGATATTCTTGCTCAGTTTCGCTCTGTCCGCAGCTGCCCCATTCTGGAGCCTCAATCTTTCCCCGCTTGAGTTTGGTATCGCTTTTGCCACAATCCTCAAAGGGATATTCATCATTATTGCAAACAAGAAACTCATCACTCACCTAATGGGTTATCTGATCATGGAAAACGGCATTTTCATGTTATCGCTGTCTGCTGGCAGTCATCTACCCTATATTGTTAGCTTGGGCGTGTCTCTGGACCTGATTCTGTCGGTACTTATCGCAGTACTCTTCATCAAGCGTATCCGTTCTACCTTCGATGATACAGAAAGCCCGCAAAGCTTGAAGGAGGAGTGATGAATACCATAATT is a window of Candidatus Cloacimonadota bacterium DNA encoding:
- a CDS encoding proton-conducting transporter membrane subunit, translating into TLDIDEMGALAKRMPYTGAMTLIGIFAISALPLTNGFFSEFTIFRAAMEAMQIPSIKHLLPALLILVALAFIGALALIAFIRIYAVAFLGAPRSQKAENAKELKIGARLSVFFLSVAILLTGIVPGIALRFIKPLLRWFDLDMQIYAGLQQQATQISSVYLIIIAMFALFFVVRRLCVKEKTGTTWACAYPKVKPKMQSSSMTYIQPLAYFLKPFMYKTTTRVKAEHPFPQKIEYNEEHPDAVWNLVVRPVSRIISNFLLLFAGIHNGKTNSYIAWALGFLVILLVWVVGFR
- a CDS encoding NADH-quinone oxidoreductase subunit H, translated to MINALCVIFLPLLFMGLISKVKAIMVGRKGKPILQSSWDFWKLLRKDEIYSNHATQISRFAPLLALAVTFVAAMFVPFLSNNTLLSFRGDYILIVYLLSLAKGIMALAAMDSGSSFQGMGTSRELSFTAFLEPAFFLVVAALIFSSGAGSTAESFAQQSIFHSSIWATLAAASLAIALFIMLLVESSRVPFDDPATHLELTMIHEVMILDFSGFNLAVIHYTAALKMFIYASLISRLILPPQIAVWWYLALMLAIYVLVGVLESLMARFRMNRNLELVLLPLCIALLSLAMRLARYMGAW